In Halanaeroarchaeum sp. HSR-CO, one DNA window encodes the following:
- a CDS encoding tRNA 2-thiolation protein NcsA — protein MECTKCDQPAVMHAAYSGTHLCETHFRESVERRVRKRVREDDLLPASATPADPVTWVIGLSGGKDSTVLAQILAETFESDPRVELVALSIHEGIEEYRDESLEAARELVADLDVEHVTVEYEAEYGVRMDEVAAEDPLGMAPCAYCGVFRRDVLSKYADDLDADILLTGHNLDDEAETALMNVLEGDVSQMAKHFDASLGPFPERQAEPAFVPRAKPLRDVPEKEVALYAHLFDVPSHIAECPHAEESFRGEIQDLLLSLEDAHPGTRHSILAGYEELAKMAAERYRGEKTPELVSCSTCGAPTTGDRCRKCQLLDAVGTE, from the coding sequence ATGGAGTGTACGAAGTGCGACCAGCCGGCCGTCATGCACGCGGCCTACTCCGGGACGCACCTCTGTGAAACGCACTTTCGCGAGTCGGTCGAGCGTCGCGTCCGTAAACGTGTCCGGGAGGACGACCTGTTACCGGCGTCGGCCACACCAGCCGATCCGGTAACGTGGGTCATCGGTCTCTCGGGGGGCAAAGACAGCACCGTCCTCGCGCAGATCCTCGCAGAGACCTTCGAATCGGACCCCCGCGTCGAACTGGTGGCACTGTCGATCCACGAAGGGATCGAGGAGTACCGCGACGAGAGCCTCGAGGCGGCCCGCGAACTCGTGGCGGACCTCGACGTGGAACACGTCACGGTCGAGTACGAGGCCGAATACGGCGTCCGTATGGACGAGGTTGCAGCGGAAGATCCACTCGGCATGGCCCCGTGTGCGTACTGCGGGGTCTTCCGACGAGACGTCCTCTCGAAGTACGCCGACGACCTCGACGCAGATATCCTGCTCACCGGGCACAATCTCGACGACGAGGCCGAGACGGCCCTGATGAACGTCCTGGAAGGCGACGTCTCTCAGATGGCCAAGCACTTCGACGCGAGCCTCGGTCCGTTCCCCGAGCGCCAGGCGGAACCAGCATTCGTCCCACGAGCCAAACCGCTCCGGGACGTGCCGGAAAAAGAGGTCGCGTTGTACGCTCATCTCTTCGACGTTCCGTCCCACATCGCCGAATGTCCGCACGCCGAGGAGTCGTTTCGCGGCGAGATACAGGACCTGTTGTTGTCTCTGGAGGACGCTCATCCGGGAACCCGCCACTCGATACTGGCCGGCTACGAGGAGCTCGCGAAGATGGCCGCCGAACGGTATCGAGGGGAAAAGACGCCGGAACTGGTTTCGTGTTCGACGTGTGGGGCCCCCACCACTGGCGATCGATGCAGAAAATGTCAGCTTCTAGACGCCGTCGGAACCGAATAG
- the ftsZ gene encoding cell division protein FtsZ, producing MQDIVQDALDNAEEEQQNRADSSDADEFGDPRIVIVGAGGAGNNTINRLYNIGVEGADTIAINTDKQHLKMIEADTKILVGKSLTNGLGAGGDPSMGERATEMAQGTIKEVLGDADLVFVTAGMGGGTGTGAAPVVSKIAKEQGAIVVGMVSTPFNVERARTVKAEEGLEKLRDRADSIIVLDNNRLLDYVPNLPIGKAFSVMDQIIAETVKGISETITQPSLINLDYADMTAIMNQGGVAVMLVGETQDKNKTEEVVKDAMNHPLLDVDYRGASGGLVHITGGPDLTLKEAEGIADNITERLDASANVIWGARIQDNYKGKVRVMAIMTGVQSAQVLGPSTQKQADKSRQELQDVEGSAEPPTSNTGSNSWSATSDGGQDEVEKQNGLDVIR from the coding sequence ATGCAGGATATCGTTCAAGACGCACTCGACAACGCCGAAGAAGAACAGCAGAACAGAGCCGACTCGTCGGACGCAGACGAGTTCGGAGATCCACGTATCGTCATCGTTGGGGCCGGGGGCGCCGGCAACAACACCATCAACCGGCTCTACAACATCGGCGTCGAGGGCGCTGACACCATCGCCATCAACACCGACAAACAGCACCTCAAGATGATCGAGGCCGATACCAAGATCCTCGTCGGCAAGTCGCTGACGAACGGTCTCGGTGCTGGTGGCGACCCCAGCATGGGCGAACGCGCCACCGAGATGGCCCAGGGGACCATCAAGGAGGTTCTCGGAGACGCGGACCTCGTGTTCGTGACTGCGGGCATGGGTGGCGGAACCGGCACCGGTGCCGCACCCGTCGTCTCGAAGATCGCCAAAGAGCAGGGTGCCATCGTGGTCGGCATGGTCTCCACGCCGTTCAACGTCGAACGCGCGCGGACGGTCAAAGCCGAAGAGGGCCTGGAGAAACTCCGCGACCGCGCGGACTCCATCATCGTCCTCGACAACAACCGCTTGCTCGATTACGTCCCGAACCTGCCCATCGGCAAGGCCTTCTCGGTGATGGACCAGATCATCGCCGAGACGGTCAAGGGCATCTCGGAGACCATCACCCAGCCGTCGCTCATCAACCTGGACTACGCCGACATGACCGCCATCATGAACCAGGGCGGCGTCGCGGTGATGCTCGTCGGCGAGACCCAGGACAAGAACAAAACCGAGGAAGTGGTGAAAGACGCGATGAACCACCCACTCCTCGACGTGGACTACCGTGGGGCCTCGGGTGGGCTCGTCCACATCACTGGCGGTCCGGACCTCACACTCAAGGAGGCGGAAGGCATCGCGGACAACATCACCGAACGTCTCGACGCCTCCGCGAACGTCATCTGGGGCGCCCGAATCCAGGACAACTACAAGGGGAAGGTTCGAGTGATGGCCATCATGACCGGCGTCCAGAGTGCCCAGGTCCTCGGCCCGTCGACCCAGAAACAGGCGGACAAGTCGCGCCAGGAACTGCAGGACGTCGAAGGCTCGGCCGAACCACCAACGTCGAACACTGGCTCGAATAGCTGGTCGGCCACCTCCGACGGTGGACAGGACGAGGTCGAGAAACAGAACGGCCTCGACGTCATCCGATAA
- a CDS encoding ribbon-helix-helix domain-containing protein: MERVTLRIPAQQIEEVEQMVERGKYPNRSEAIRSAVREMLDEQQEQTTTSRNWAKV, translated from the coding sequence ATGGAGCGTGTGACACTCCGAATTCCGGCACAGCAGATCGAGGAAGTGGAACAGATGGTCGAGCGGGGGAAGTATCCCAACCGTAGCGAAGCCATCCGGTCCGCCGTCCGCGAGATGCTGGACGAACAGCAAGAACAGACCACCACCAGTCGAAACTGGGCCAAGGTGTAA